In Camelina sativa cultivar DH55 chromosome 17, Cs, whole genome shotgun sequence, the genomic stretch ctctttttttttttaagtggtcaaaaagattttttctttttcgaaaaAAAACACCATTCATTATCTCAATGGAAGATGAATGAATTttataatagtaatataaattGAATGAGATTGTTAtcttatatagttatatgaaGCTCTGGGCCTCAAATAAGAAATTATGGGCATACTGGGCCTAAAACCGGAACATGTTAAATAGATTATTGCGTGTTCTTATTATGTCACTCgtaattttgaaaacattttgttttggaTGATTAATTTAGTACAATAGTAAACTGaatgagatttttttagaaaacattacATTTTATGTATACGCATGTTCAGCCCTGCTCATGTTTGAACTAAAATCTCCCATCCAAATTTTACATGTTCACGGTTAAACACGGTTAAGAGATCTTCTTCAGAACAATAGCTTCTCCGCGCCCGCTCACGCTTCGCTGACCTATCGCtccaaacaagaaagaaaccCGGCCCACCACACAAGAACATTGCATTTACATGTGGTTTCGACTCTTTTAGATATTATACATAAACATGGAAGAAGGTACCAAGGTAACATTGATCTTTTAATGTTTGTATTTGCTGTTTGCAATGGTTGAACTTACATGCATTAACATTTTCACATTCTACAGGCACAACAGTGAAAATTCagttaaaattaatataaatgaatTCTAGCATGCATTGACATTTTCAGTCTTTGTATCAGAtgtatcaaaatataatttgaaaaatgtttATAGCTTCGACTGCATCACGTCATGTACAAACTGAGGTGCATCATGCAATAACCCTTCAGTTTATAATATTGTACAAGAAATATGTGGGCAAAGAATATTTTGCTCGAAAATCATACCAAACGATATATACACATTACACAATACTATcgaaatgaatttttttttgagaaaaaaaaaattgaaaaaaatactatCGAAATGAATTAAACacttgattttataaatttattgttataattGGACCGACGACTTAAAATTACAAATGACACCATACAAAATACAGCGAATCCTAAACATAAACCACTcatataatcaaatttattatcattacaaaataaaattcatcaaaaaaatgAACTCTCGAAATCACATATGATTAATCAACGCAGAACAATAAATGTTAAACTCAAAGACTCGATCTCACCACGTTATGAATGATCGATTCATTCATCATCACGATTCACGATCATCAAAAAGTTTACTGTCGGGACATGGAGGAGGACGTGGCCTATGAAACTTAGGACGACGTGGCCTATGAAACTTAGGACGACGTCGATGACGTTTTCGAGGCTGTGACGACGGAGCAGCATAACCACACATACCAAACTCACACGGCGCACCCGACTCACACTCGTTCCCGCACTGTCCGCAATTAGACGGATCATTGTTTGTGTCCACACAATCTCCACCACAACATGATAACCCGAACCGACAACTCCGGAAACAGAACCGACAATGGTTTGGATCGGACAAGACATCGACGCATTGGTTACGACAGCATCTCATCCGAGCCATTGGTGGTCCGGATCGTTTGCAAGTCAATGGTTTACACATCGGTTGCTTTGCCCTACCGCAATTTGTTGTTGTAGCTGCTTTGGTGTGGCTCTTAAGCCATGAAGAGGTTGTGTTAGGTTGGTAACTTTGACCCCGTACTTGATGAAAAAGAGAGTTTAAGAGGACGAAGAATAGGGCACATAAAAATAGCTTAATGGTGATCATCATTGAGGAGAGTTTGGGATGAGGTTAATTAACTAGATCGCTAATTCAGATGTGTAATTAATAGAAGTTTAAAATAagtttgaagagagagagagaatgattgAGGAGTGTTCATGATTTTCTTGCATGGATgatgatattttattatgcaTATTCATCATTTTATTCATTTGTTAGAAACGTTAACATATTGTTTTctccaatgtttttaaaaccggaccggtaaCTGAATCAGAAAAGCTTATGGGTCATGGGTCAATATGGTTCGACCGAGGTTAACCGGATTCAATTgcttttgatgatatttttataaataataggtataaatatgttttctatttttttcaatgattataactatgatataattggatatgcaaataaaatacttcaataatcataatgtttttaaaaaacctttaaaaataataatttcaaagtGTAACAAATTCAAAGTATAACCAGTACTAGTAAAATAGTTTAGAAATTCAAATCTTAAAGCAATAAGAGAATAAGAGTGTAGAACATTCAATTTTCATTATCTAAGAAACCCTACTATTACTAATTTgctaagaagaaaactaaaaaggtaagtaattaaattaattgcactcattcttaccaaaaaaaagtagaacccggttttatccggtttaatggttcaccggtttttggttttttggcggATTGATATAGTTTTTTACCGGTTcaatttcttttgggttttgatattaaccCAACCTGGACATGTTGCCGGTTCGTGGGTTAACGTGGTTCGACTGCTGGTCTGGtccggttttgaaaacattggTTTTATCTAATGAATTTATGTTTGGACCGCGAGGGGTACgtacaattatataaattagtgtgaagaaaagaaaagggtaTCACACATCACATGGCAAAGTAGCTGGAAGAACAAAAAGTGGGTTTACAAAGCCCACATGAATTTTgccaagtttttattttctttgggagTTACAAAAGGTTGTTAAGAAAATATTGgggttacaattttttttaaaaaaaatatacgttGGTCTGTCCTAAATTGATGGCATGCGAATTCATGCATATTTCTATGGAGTTATCCGCGTGGTCTTATTAATTTTTCTGATAAGAGTTAGCAACAACAAGGTAGTGAGACTAGTTAGTTGGATCTCCTTGAGTACAATTGCACAAACCTTTCAAGCgtccagagagagagagaggagttcGACATAATCTCTGCATGTTTTCTagtttcgaaaaaaaaaaaacgaaactcaAAAGTGTGTCTGCAGATAACATTCCATGCCAAGAACAagaataatttaaaagaaaaaagaaaaaggaagctaAAAAACAAACCAGAAGTGGCATAACATAATTGTATGGGTAAACTATAATTGGGCCACAGGGCCTGTAACATGAAGGCTTGTTTCTGGGCAAGAAACACACAACTTGGAAAATGGAAAATACATATGTGGACACTGGAACTGGTGGATTCGTTGACTCACGGACAGTAACCTCTGTTCTGCTTTATTCTGCTTCTCTTTCATACTTGTCCTCAGCAACCTCTCTCTGttatccttttttaaaaaaaactgtagttTGATGTGGAAGTTCTTACATTCCTAAAGAGAAAGTACTAATACTAGGAAACTAGTTTTATCTATTTGCCAACATTTGAGAGAACTAACTAAATCACTAGAGAGGGAGGAATCAACTAATTTGGTTGTTCAAGATTTAACCAAACATTGGATTTATTATGATACATAATGAGGTGATAGTACGTACACATTAAATATATACTTATTCGGATTATGACAACTGAGAAGTCTATAGTACTGGTTGTGAATGAACCTGacaaaattcaattttatttatgagGTGTGAATTGGAGgaacaaattttaacaaagtCTATCGATGTGGCGATTGATATACATGTATGTGGTTTGTATTGGTGTTTACGTGTTTGCTAATTGCTATTATTAATTACGTTTATAcgttatgattttaaaaaatgttggtAAGAAATACAAAGTTGATTATCATCGTTTACAttgaaggatttttttttgtttttttattagctcaaacgagccaattggggGGAAAATCGTTTACAAAAGTAGTAGCATGCGGTTGGATACGAACTTGTCGTGCCAGGCGATCCGCAAACTCATTGTCCTTCCTAGAAATCAAGGTCAAAGAGAAACTCGAGAATTCCGCTAAGTCCACCTTGATGTCGTCGAGATATGCTGAGTAGGCTGGCCAGTCGGagggagaagacaccatcttcaccaaatctgaacAGTCTGTATAGAAAGCCACATCCATAAGATCGTGACCTATCATGCACCTCATTGCCCAAACAAAAGCTTCGACTTCTGCATGGAGAGGAGATAAACTGCGGTGGAAATTTGCAGCGCCCATGAGAGAGGAGGCCCTCTGCGATGACCAACAAACCCATCCCGCACCAGCAAACCTATCGGAGTCCTTCCAGGagccatcaacaaaacatcGATATCCTGAGAACGCAGAGGGAAGCTGAGCACCCCGCACCGCCACCCGAGGGCCAGAATGAGGATTCAGCAAGCAACATACCTCTTCCTCACTCTGAGCTTCCAACCACGCTTTTGCCTCACTAAGGGCCAGACGTATCACTTCATCCGGTTTCTCCTACTCATTCGCAAAAACCTTTGCATTTCTggctttccagatataccataCTATCCAGGGAAAACCTGGGACCTGGGCTCCTGGATTATGTTCCCCTAGGAAATGATCCAAATTAGCATATACCGAGGGAGTTGGAAAAGCCTGAAAACCCGTAGGGACATTAGCAATAGCCCAAGCTTGTCTCGCTGGGGGGGGGCATTCGAAAAGAGCATGGTTAATAGTTTCATCCTCTGCCCCACACCGAGAGCAGTGTACATCACAGGAAATACCCCGTCGTCGTAAATTAGCAGTCACCGATAGACACCCAGAAAGAAtctgccacataaaatgctgTAACTTTGGTGGACACTGGGTTTTCCAAACAGCAGCCTTAAGAGGCGTAATATCAGGGCCATGAGCAACCACTTGGTTCTCCTGAGTTACAGTCATACGTGCTGCCTGATATCCCGACCGCACCGTATACTTCCCtgtttttgtaaaatgccaaccaAGTGAATCCGGTTGTTGATTAATACTCAGAGGAATAGCTCCGATCAAATCAACATCAGCTGAAGCAAAATGGGCGGCGAGCCGATCCATTCGCCAGGTGTTATTAGCACGATCAATAAGATCATTCATTTGAAGCAAAGGATCCTTAAAAGAATCCTTGCTTTgtgctggtctcgggaattgagctggaACCCAGGAATCTGTCCATATAGAAATAGTATCCCCATATCCAACCCGTGTAATCAGCACTTTATTTACCAGAGATCTAGCAGAAATAATACTTCTCCAACTATACGATGGAGAATAAGACTTAATCGGTACCATAGGGTTTGAATTCCGGTAATACCGACTTTTAAAAACCCGAGCAAACAGCGAATCCGGAACCTCAATCAGGCGCCATAATTGCTTAGCCAACAAAGCCGTgttaaaatcatccacatttCGAAAGCCTAACCCGCCCAGTTGATTACTAGAACAAAGTTTTTCCCAGGCTAACCAATGCATTCCCCCAGTCTGACCATTGctactccaccaaaaatttgccacgGCACTAGTAAGTTTGGACGTAATTGTTTTCGGAATCCGataacaagacatcacaaaggTCGGAACTGCAGTAGCAACTGACTTGATCATAACCTCTTTCCCCCCTTTGGACAAAAGCTTCGCCGTCCAACCGGTGGTACGAATCTGTAACCGATCCCTAACGAAGGAAAATACCTTGGTTTTGGACCCCCCCAAACTCTCTGGTAGCCCCAGATACGAACCCATCCCACCAATATTTGTAATACCAAGCGTCGAATGCACCTCTGTACGTATTTTTTCAGGCACCAGATGACCGAATTGTAACGATGATTTGGAAAAATTAATCTGTTGCCCCGAGGCAGCCTCATAATTCTTCAAAACATCTAAAATTGCCCCACATTCCTCCTTAGTggctttacaaaaaaacaaactatcatcagcaaacaagAGGTGAGTTATTGGCGGACATTTGTTTGCCACCTTGATACTCGTAATCCGTTTATCCGACTCCGCTTTCCGAATATTCGCAATAAGCACCTCCTTACAAATAATGAATAAATACGGTGATAGCGGATCCCCCTGCCGTAAATCTCGCTCGGGTTTAATAAGCCCATTAGGTTGCCCATTCAGCAAAACCTTATATTCCACCGAAGAAACACAAAAGATGATCCAGGTGATCCATTTCTCCAAGAAACCCATTTTACGAAGGACCCGTTcaataaataatcattccactttatcataagccttactcatatccgtcttaATAGCCAAATATTTCGACTTGCAGGAGTTGTTCGTGCGGAGCCCATGATGAGTTTACATTTCAAAACAGTTTTGCTATAGTGATACAAATAATAGATCTATAAGACTACAACAGTTTtgggtaaaataataatatacacatacaaaattacaaaaaaaaaaaatgcagatcTATAGGtctgaaaaccaaaaataaaataaaagaagaaacagatttGCTATAATTGAACCATGCAGATTGCAGTGATCAACAAATAGAGCCAAGATCTGTTGCGCAGGATCTAAATCTCTAttcttaaatttcatatttttagttttccttatttaacttgacaaaaaaagaaagaaatcacattttaatgtttgattaattaagtagaaattttatcagaaaaaatgaaaattaattcaAGCATAATATAATACTCTCAAACCagatatcaaaatatttaatatgatctctaagttttgttcaattttgtttatttgttgaaCTATTGAcatttagtatagatttatatattaaaattatatttaattataccatcattataaatttttatgaaaaagttaattaataagACTGCTACAATAATAGTTACGTATATAATTAAGTGGTAAAATTgataactaaattataaataattacgTATCATAGAGCGGAAGTACGTAATAAGTGGGAACGAGTCGAGCGATAGAACATGGATTAGTGTtagaagaaagatgaaacaatttAGAAAAGATCCACAACAAGAACAAGGAGTAGCATGGGAAAGTACACTAAGATGGCACATTAAAAGAGGCTGACCCCATTAATCAACTATCGTTTGCATGTTTCATATAAAATTCATTATCATACTAATTTGCAAATACGAAAaacatatactactatatacttcttaattaaaagtttgatgGGGGGCAATCCAACGTGCATAGCTTTGTTGATCTATTCAATTTTGTCGTTTTAATATAAGTAGATATCAATGTAATACCACATTACCACAATTCTTAAAATTGTATTTGtgtataaaatatgattttattatatatttgatctattacaatataaatgttatttcaacatttttacatgaattacaaaataagttaactttgttttacaaaaagttaaaCTGATCATGATTTCTGTTTACATTTTCCATCTTTTTGATCAAATTTTAAagatacaaattatatattttataaccaaatttacattaaaatcttaacatggtatatttttgtttttattttctaaaagaaaactGTTTTCATACTTGACTGCCGAGTTTGTGTTAAGTAGGAATAGCTGAAAACAATGATATAATAACcagtatttttttaaagaaaatactaaCATAATACAGTTACAAAAGTATCATATACAAGTTTCCAATTTAAGTTCCATAAATACttcagaaaatatttattaaatgcATTCTCAAAGATATATTGTACcacattttctaaaatttatataatatatctaaatttactttaacaaaaaaaaacatattagaCCAGATAGAGAAATCCGTAGtaattaatcataaattaaaaaacctaAAGCTATATTTGGAAACTCCAtgtatcaaaatttttttggaaCACGGTAATATTTAGGGGATGCattcaatctaatattccaAGTGATTTTccatgagattttaaatgattttgatgattttagagaagttaatatgatttattgtaaattttttaaaaatctcacataaaaccatgagatttggatttctgtattttgaactaaaaaaaatactttcaaatcctccagaattccaaatttttttattgtggGAGTGTATTGGATTTgacattttaaaattcattgttattcaaaacagtttttatatttggattttaatgatttttagagattctggaagatttgagaagatttatttagttaaaaatataaaaatccaaataacattaaatttataaattttacacaaatcacttaaaatattaaGTTGAATACATCGTTAGTTTAATTTGTTCACCTATGATATCGATATAAAAAATGTagtaaaaatttgaaactattatatttttataattaagttttgttagaagaaaaaaaaaattacatatatagatcATGTGTAGTAAGGCTGGGTTGATGAATCCAATGAGCCGACAATATTCACTTAGGATACCCTTTTGATGTCTTCGTcgtctctttgtttgttttttagtcaaaactcgaaaaaagaaaaagaaatcgaGATCTATTTGACTTAAATTATAAAGCTTTATGCATTGCATGTTCAATTCAATACATTTtcttactccctctgtttcataaagagtgtcattttgacactttttgcttgttacaaaaagagtgtcattcCAGAATCCCAAGATAACTTTTACCAATTTATTCCAATTTTAAcctcaaaacaaattaatcaaatacTAGTAATATTAGTAATACGTATAAAATTCTAAAAGTCACTTCCTACATAATATTAATGGTTTGCCTCTTAGTCTCCACCACGATGAACGTCATTGTCCTTCAAAGTTTGTTTCATTTGGATGAACGAATTCAGTATCATCCCTAACGTCTTCAATTTGGAAAACCTAATCATCACTACTAACAGGTGGAATATTCAAATCAAATGGATAATTTTCTTTATCTGTTGAAGGTGAACAGTTTAAATCAAAAACCATAGATAGATGAAGTCTGTAGAAAGTGACATGGATCTAATATATTCACGTCCAATTTCCTCCACTCAAAATTTTGGTTCCAATTTTTTACTGTTATCAAAAACTGAAATAGATTTAGCTTCAAAAATAAGTGTCGATTCTTCTCTTGATTTTAGAACTGCATTAAAGTATCACAATGACTATTGActaaattaagaagaagagatacacgtttacaaaactaattatttataattacataaaattaaattaaaacatataattgtaATTATAAGAACAGTTTAGGGGTATAAAGGAGTTttaatctattttcttaatttctgtGAAAAAtgtcagaatgacactctttgtgaaacagagggagtataaaacTGCTATGTTAACATCAGACAATACAATATCCCCATTCCACTCTTTTCTTGATACTTATTCTTTTTGtacatacaaaaattaaaattagtagaataaataatataaacacgTACAACTTTATTCatttattgaaacaaaatatttttttaattaataaaatcatatattccCAACGTCTCTCTGCAACACGCACCACCAAGCTACTGACTAGAGAGTAGAGAGGACCTCTCCCCCCATGTAGTTTAGGGATACGCTCCCACACGCGCTACAACGCGAGTGTATTTTTTCGTTATACGACATCGTTTTAGTCTTATACCGTTGACCAATAATACGCTTCCGTTTTTACAAATATACGTATTCATCTCTcttactcatcttcttctcctctctctctctcgtttccaGTCACAAGACTCTCGGATACATACAGCAAAGCGAACTCagagctctctctctatctctctctttctctgagtCACGCATTTTTTCGTCTGTGATTCTcgagcttttttcttttttggcccCGAGGTTTTTTGGTCGGTTCTTCACGGTTGGTCTGGAGATATTTTTGTGTGTATGGCGTTGATTGAGTGGTTGAGGAGGAACAGATGAAAGTCACCGGAAAGCCGTATCCGACGGCGACATTACCGCCCTCTGAGTTACAATCGAAGCTATTCACTAACGCTCCAGATCTCAGGGCTATTCAAAGAGTCACTAAACGCAGAGCAAGGAACCCGAGTTTGACTCGTCACCGAAGATCCGGCGCTTCTGGTGGTAGACGAAGCAGACCGGAGACTCCTCTTTTGAAATGGAAGGTTGAGGATCGGAATAAGGAGAGAGGCGGCGGCGTTGTTGAGGACGATGATTACGAGGATGATGGATGCAATAATcatgataataataacaaccaGGTTGAGAGGTCTGAGACTACTCGCCGCAAGGATCGGAAGAAAGTCTCACGGCCTGTTTCTGTTAGGAAACTCGCCGCCGGTCTATGGAGGTTACAAGTACCTGACGCGAGTTCTAGCGGCGGAGAGAGGAAGGGGAAAGAGGGGTTAGGGTTTCaggtacctttttttttttggaatcttATGGGTTTCTTGAGATCCAATAGTAGTTTTTGTGGCTTTAACTTAGGAATTGAAGTGTCTGCACTGTGAGAATGAGGTAGTTGTTATGGATTTAATTGAAGTATTGAGAGATGATAATCTCAATTTATTACCCAATTGCTGATTGCTTAACTTTGAAGTTCAAGTTTCAACAACCACTGCTCTGTGATTACCTTATatcatctttttgtttccctTTCATGATTATATCATCATTAAGCCTACATATGTACAAGTCTAAGTCAGTGGATTCGTGATTAGCATTCATTTGACGTAGTATTTATGATGTAATCCAAACTCGAGTTGATTATTAATCTCGTCAGAGTTCTAATTATAACCATATACAGTATGCAATTAGAGTACTGAGAGCGTTTcttattgtttgtgtgtttctcaAACTGCTAGATTTAGTGAAGGATCTGATGATCATTAGCTTTCTTTTTTAAGCTATATTGTTGTTCTCCTGCAGGGAAATGCTGGGTACATGGGTGTTCCGTATCTTTATCACCATAGCGACAAACCTTCTGGTGGTCAAAGCAACAAGATAAGGCAGAATCCTAGCACTATTGCTACGACGAAAAATGGCTTCTTGTGTAAGGTGTGTTTATCTTCTCAATTTTCTTAGTGTATATGATATTAGCTAAACAATAGATGTAtgttgattgtcaaaaaaaaaaaacaatagatgTATGTTTACTCTTCCAGAGACTTAGCGCTCATTTACCATAATTGTTGTTGAAATTATATTTCCAGCTCCCCCTAGAGTTTTACCAATTAGGGGTATTCTTATCGTTTGCATACTGGATTGTGAATTTGCTGGTGTTATGATTTCTTTTCGTTTTCAAATCAGATAAATATTCAAATGTAGTATTATAGAAGAGGTCCCAAAAGTTTCTCTTATACCCCCAAGCTGCAGAAAGGAAAAACTTGAATGAGATTGAGAGTACCAATCTGAGAGTCCGAGTTGGTTCTTATCTAATTTATGAGGCCTTGGTCAGTCTTACCTTTTTGGGCAATGAGTTTGATAAAAGCTACGAAGCTTTAATGTACAACTTTTAACTTGGGCATCCTAATGCATGGAACCCTATACATTTCTTCTGTTGGGGGTTTCTTGTTTGATTCCTAGAAGGTTGTTCTTGTGattattttgtgtaaattcCTTACGGTTTCTTGACCTCAAgtcttatattgtttttttgtcagCTCGAGCCTTCAATGCCATTTCCCCACTCGGCGATGGAGGGGGCGACAAAATGGGATCCTGTCTGCATGGATACAATGGATGAAGTACATCAAATTTATAGCAACATGAAGCGTATTGATCAACAAGTGAATGCTGTGTCATTGGTTTCTTCCCTTGAAGTAGAGCTGGAGGAAGCACATGCTCGCATTGATGATCTTGAGAGCGAGAAGCGATCTCACAAAAAGAAGCTCGAGCAGTTCTTGAGAAAAGTTAGCGAGGAGAGGGCTGCTTGGCGGAGCAGGGAGCATGAGAAGGTCCGAGCAATCATCGATGATATGAAAACTGATATGAACAGGGAGAAGAAAACCCGTCAGAGATTAGAAATCGTGAATCATAAATTAGTCAACGAGCTTGCAGATTCAAAGTTGGCCGTGAAGCGTTACATGCAGGACTATGAAAAGGAAAGGAAGGCAAGAGAATTGATTGAGGAAGTTTGCGATGAACTTGCCAAGGAAATAGGAGAAGATAAAGCTGAGATTGAAGCATTGAAGAGAGAATCCATGAGCCTCAGAGAAGAAGTAGATGATGAAAGAAGAATGCTACAGATGGCTGAGGTCTGGCGTGAGGAACGTGTCCAGATGAAGCTTATTGACGCCAAAGTAGCACTCGAGGAAAGGTACTCACAAATGAACAAGCTTGTAGGagatttggaatctttcctcaGGTCAAGAGATATCGTTACAGATGTCAAAGAGGTGAGAGAGGCGGAGTTGTTAAGAGAAACTGCTGCATCAGTTAATATCCAAGAAATCAAGGAATTTACATATGAGCCTGCAAATCCAGATGATATCTACGCTGTATTCGAAGAAATGAATGGCGGTGAAGCCCATGATAGAGAGATGGAGAAATCTGTTGCTTACAGTCCAATCAGCCACGGTTCTAAAGTTCACACCGTAAGTCCAGATGCCAATTTGAACAACAAGAAAGGTAGACACTCGGATGCTTTTACTCACCAGAATGGCgacattgaagaagatgatagcGGTTGGGAAACAGTGAGTCACCTCGAAGAACAAGGATCAAGTTACTCACCAGATGGGAGTATTCCTTCTGTGAACAACAACAATCACCATCACCGAGATAGCAACGCCTCGAGTCGTGGTACAGAGTCCTTGGGCAAAGTTTGGGATGAGACAATGAC encodes the following:
- the LOC104758373 gene encoding stigma-specific STIG1-like protein 4, with the protein product MMITIKLFLCALFFVLLNSLFHQVRGQSYQPNTTSSWLKSHTKAATTTNCGRAKQPMCKPLTCKRSGPPMARMRCCRNQCVDVLSDPNHCRFCFRSCRFGLSCCGGDCVDTNNDPSNCGQCGNECESGAPCEFGMCGYAAPSSQPRKRHRRRPKFHRPRRPKFHRPRPPPCPDSKLFDDRES
- the LOC104759918 gene encoding uncharacterized protein LOC104759918, whose product is MGFLEKWITWIIFCVSSVEYKVLLNGQPNGLIKPERDLRQGDPLSPYLFIICKEVLIANIRKAESDKRITSIKVANKCPPITHLLFADDSLFFCKATKEECGAILDVLKNYEAASGQQINFSKSSLQFGHLVPEKIRTEVHSTLGITNIGGMGSYLGLPESLGGSKTKVFSFVRDRLQIRTTGWTAKLLSKGGKEVMIKSVATAVPTFVMSCYRIPKTITSKLTSAVANFWWSSNGQTGGMHWLAWEKLCSSNQLGGLGFRNVDDFNTALLAKQLWRLIEVPDSLFARVFKSRYYRNSNPMVPIKSYSPSYSWRSIISARSLVNKVLITRVGYGDTISIWTDSWVPAQFPRPAQSKDSFKDPLLQMNDLIDRANNTWRMDRLAAHFASADVDLIGAIPLSINQQPDSLGWHFTKTGKYTVRSGYQAARMTVTQENQVVAHGPDITPLKAAVWKTQCPPKLQHFMWQILSGCLSVTANLRRRGISCDVHCSRCGAEDETINHALFECPPPARQAWAIANVPTGFQAFPTPSVYANLDHFLGEHNPGAQEKPDEVIRLALSEAKAWLEAQSEEEVCCLLNPHSGPRVAVRGAQLPSAFSGYRCFVDGSWKDSDRFAGAGWVCWSSQRASSLMGAANFHRSLSPLHAEVEAFVWAMRCMIGHDLMDVAFYTDCSDLVKMVSSPSDWPAYSAYLDDIKVDLAEFSSFSLTLISRKDNEFADRLARQVRIQPHATTFVNDFPPNWLV
- the LOC104758374 gene encoding uncharacterized protein LOC104758374 gives rise to the protein MKVTGKPYPTATLPPSELQSKLFTNAPDLRAIQRVTKRRARNPSLTRHRRSGASGGRRSRPETPLLKWKVEDRNKERGGGVVEDDDYEDDGCNNHDNNNNQVERSETTRRKDRKKVSRPVSVRKLAAGLWRLQVPDASSSGGERKGKEGLGFQGNAGYMGVPYLYHHSDKPSGGQSNKIRQNPSTIATTKNGFLCKLEPSMPFPHSAMEGATKWDPVCMDTMDEVHQIYSNMKRIDQQVNAVSLVSSLEVELEEAHARIDDLESEKRSHKKKLEQFLRKVSEERAAWRSREHEKVRAIIDDMKTDMNREKKTRQRLEIVNHKLVNELADSKLAVKRYMQDYEKERKARELIEEVCDELAKEIGEDKAEIEALKRESMSLREEVDDERRMLQMAEVWREERVQMKLIDAKVALEERYSQMNKLVGDLESFLRSRDIVTDVKEVREAELLRETAASVNIQEIKEFTYEPANPDDIYAVFEEMNGGEAHDREMEKSVAYSPISHGSKVHTVSPDANLNNKKGRHSDAFTHQNGDIEEDDSGWETVSHLEEQGSSYSPDGSIPSVNNNNHHHRDSNASSRGTESLGKVWDETMTPTTEISEVCSIPRRSSKKVSSIAKLWRSSGASNGDRDSSYKVISMEGMNGGRVSNGRKSCAGMVSPDRVSSKGGFSPMMDLVGQWNSSPETANHPHVNRGGMKGCIEWPRGAQKSSLKSKLIEARIESQKVQLKHVLKQKI